The genomic interval gagcaCTCTCCCGAGCCAACGACCAAGGTTTTCGAATATCATCTGGGCTGTGCACGCGACAAATTCTCGACACATTTTGCATAGTAGATGGTCCCAAGAGAGCGCTCCGCAACGATACTTTGCTCACTTACAGTTTAGCTACCGAGAGTCATCTCACCATCTTGCGATTGTGAGTGTGTGAACACATAGACAACCTTGGTCTCCTGGTTTTCGGTTCTCTATCTAATTGTAATCCACCTACACGTCTTTGGAGAGGGTTTCCCTTTCTCTCACAAACAAGGTTGGGTTTCTCTTTCGTCTCACGATTCACCGAAAAGCCACGAACCAGAGTGtccttccaatccaaccATTCACACGCGCCTCGTTCGGGTCCGACACCACCAACCCGTAGAATCACGCCACGCCACGCTGCATTGTTCCCCACCATGAGACCGTGGCGCCGCgtactgctgttgctgccgGTGTGGTACCACCCGCACAGCCTCCACGCCAAGTTGGCAGATCGTTCCCGCCTCGTCCAGCGTCGCCAACCACCGACTGCTGCCACTGAACGATACGTCGACCAGAGTGGACTCCCAATTGAAGGCACTTCCTATCATTCGGCGCGCCGACGCGAAGCGGTAGCGTCGGTtcgacaacggcaacaacACGAATCCATCCCACCGATGGTGCCCGAACCCACGTATTCCGACGACGTTCGGGACGAGTCAGATTTTCTGGACCCTACCCAGCGACATTTGAGCTCCCAGCTTTCTGGATGCTGCTACAACTACCAGTCCTATTCGGCGTCGAGCTTGTGTAGTCTGTACGGGGATAATTGCGAGTCGGGAGAAACACCGTCGCACGATAGTGGCGACGGCGACTGTACACACGATGGGCTCTCCTTTATCGGAATTTCCTTTTCGGTGAATACTGCTTCCGGTAATCCCTACAGTTATCAGCTTTGCGATCAGTTTCCGATGGAGAACATTATTGATCGTGATTATGAATACGTCATGAGTATGGACGAAGACGGATGGCTGGTTGGAGGAGGCTACAAAACCTTTGACTATTCCGGGAAAATGCCGTAAGTTAGACCAAAAGCGATGAGATCCGCAGACAAGCATTCATTCCAAAGAAGTTTTTCTCACCCGGACCCCATCCCATCTCGTTTGTCCCCATCGATCCCACCCTCGACATACATACCTGCATAGCTACATTGACTCCTCACATACGGAATTGGTGCGTATTGGAAACATGGACCCAAATTCGGGTGGTACGTCGATTGAGCAGGTTTATTCAGCCTTGTCGCAGATTTCCTTTGCCCCGTTCTCTATCTTTCCCGAATACCTCAAAGGTGGCGGAGGTCACCATTCTGGCGACGATACTAACGACGGCACTGGCGTTCCTTCGGGGGATGTCACTCTCGTAGTTTCCGTCGTGGAAACCTACGAGGATGACAACTCCTACTCTTCCTACGAAACATTCCTCAACTCGCTTTTTAATGCCCTGGACGCTGTTGGTGGAGGTCCTTGTATGGATGATCACGATACGGACCCTCACGTTTCCATGTCGCGTGGTGTAAAGTACTGGTCCTCGTATCACAGTTCGCAGTACATGTACGCGGCCAACTTGGAAGTGGCTGTCTGGCAAGCCATGTACCCGAACGGTGTACCGATTGGTTCCAACGGGTACGCATCCTTTCCTCCTGGCCGTGGCgggaagaagcaaaaggtCGGCTACGGAAActtgtactttttctttgacCGCGCCAACATTACCAAAGCGTTTGCCCCGTATCGTGATTTGACGTCCGACGAATTGTATTACGCCACACTTTACTCGGATACGGACACGAGTTCGTTCTACTCCTCCGTCACGTCAATCAGTTTCGACTACGCCGGATCGGGAGATAGTAGCTCAAGTTGGGAATGGAACGCGTACTCTTGGAATCAGCTCATGGCTAAGCACGACATGACGGATGGTTGGGAACTCCCACCGAACTGCTTACAGGAAGGAGAAACATTCTTTGGTATTCCTCTTTCCCGCACCAGTGGTTCCAAACTCCAGTCGACGGAATCCTTTCAGGAACAGTTTGATTTTGAATATCTGGCGGACCGTAACTCAACCTACGTCACATCGTTCGGTACCAACCACGGTTGGTTGATCGGGGAAGAATTAGATAACGCAGTCGGGTCCATCGTGGACAAGGATACGGCTCACATTCCGCTTTTCTACACGGGCTCAACCAATCCGGATATGGTACGTGTTGAGAGATCCTTCTCCAAGTGCTCTGTGAAagcctttttgtttggtATCTAATCTTCACTTTTACAAATTTACACGTCAGGGCGGCATGTCGTTGAGTGACTTGATCAAAGTCGCGAGGAATATCGACTTTGGTACTTTGTACATCAAACCAGcctttgtttttgtcgatTCCGACGGTCATTTAAAGCTTCAGTTTGAAGCCGACACCACATCAGCCCTAGCTTATCTCTACGACAACTTGTGCAAACAGCTGGGTATCTCCTGGAACTATCACTCACCATCCAATAGTGTCGGCAAATACAGTAATTGTGCCATGCACGCTGCGGGTGACCGCGCGTCGTATGGCTGTGGTCCCGATGGGACTAACTCGGGTGGATTTTGCCCTCAGATGGTCTTGGCGTACGCACCTCGCTTTTCGTCCGAAGATTCGGCGGTGGCATACCTGGAGCGATGCAACAACTACGTCGACTATTGGCGAAAATTGTACCCATCGGGTGTTGCGGTAGGGACGAGCTCTTTTTGTCCGTCCGGAGGCTGCCTAGGTTTATTCCTGAACCGTTTGGATCTGTACGAAGTTTTCAAGCCTGATTTGGGCGGATCCTGGGTCGAGTACAACGGTGGTTCCATGCCTCCTACGTACTCTCCCGCTCCGACCTGGCAAGGAGGATGTGATGATCCACACAACTACTTTTTGGATCGCTGCGTTCGCAGACGATATAAGCCCAGGCCTTCAGCTGTTGCATGGGATGCCCTCGGTTCGGTTGGTCAAATCTCGATCATGCTGGTTGTTTTCATGGCTGTCACTTTGTCCGTGTCAATGTTTCTAGCGCGTGCTCGCAAAAAGAGACGCCGTGGCGAAAGTTATGTGAACTTCTTCTTTCGCGATCTAAATCGGCGTGGTGGTCGCAAAAAGGGCAAGAAACGTCGCGCAGGTGGTAGGGATTTGAAGGAAGCGATTCTTCCCGATGGATCTAGCCGCTGGTCGAAATCGACAAGTCGTCCATCAATGCGATCTAAAAGTCGTTCCAAGAGTCGAAGCAAGAGTTCCATCTCGCGCGGTCGCTCCAGCAGTCGCTCGTTTCGGCCCGTATCTGTCCAGCCCGAGGCAAGGAGGAGTATTGGTGGGCCGCGCCGCAATCACGAGTATGCGGACATGGCGACGGTTGGCTCGTATGCTTCCCGACGCAGTGGCGTATTTGATATGACGATACAAAACCCACAGCCTGAAGACGACCAGGATCATAGACAGCAGCTCGTATAGCAATACATACCGCTATTTCGCTGTCGTTCAGCGGATTCACGGCCCCCTGCCGTATATCATTATTTCAGGCCTGACTTGCACTCGCGTTGGAATCGGCTTCATCTTCTCTCACATTTGGAGCTGTCCATAGCAAGAAATGCTCTGGTATCCTTTGGTACAACTCTCACGGTCGCCAAACAACTCGTTCAATTGTAGACACATCCTTTCGCGCTATTGTTATTGATGTAAATAGAGAACGTATTTTCTATATACATATTCACTCTAATTTGAAATACTTTTTTAAGCAATCAATCGTCCACAGCAGCCGGTACCCGAGTAAAAAAGAGACTAGGTGGGTAAACGACGGCTTTACGACTGAAACTTGGACAGCACGTGTTCCTGCAAGAACGCAAACACTCCTAGTTTTTCGGCTCCTTGTTCCAGAATGAGTGTTCCAGCCGCTTTCCACATACTCCCCAGTGGTAGTTTGCCGAATGGTACCATGGGCTTGGTCGCCAACGGCGTTTGATCATCACCGTACCGTTCTTTCCATACCATGAGCGGAGGAAGAATCAAAAAGAGGGTGCTCACGCCAAAGGCACCGCCGTATTCGAGGGCGTCGTAAAAGATATCGGGATTGGCGCACGCCAGGGCCAACGGGGGGCCAAAAATCAAGGCAAACAACGGTAGTTTGGATTTTGCTTCAAAGTCGGCACTCTTGGTATCCAGTTTAAGTAAATCAGCCCAACCGTCCCGTAAGCCGTAGGTAAAGCCAATGAGGGAGGTGACTACGGCTAGTGTCGAAAAGCCAGTTACAAGGGGACCCAAAAGTCCCGCGCCGCCACCAGATTGCAGCAAGGCGACGGGGTCGACCACCGACAGGTCCACGCCCGTACCGGCCACGTTCCCGAGGACAACGGCGTTCCAAGCCAGGAACAGGAGCAGCGGAGCCGTAGTCCCGGCAATGATAGCTTTGGTGATCTTGCTCCGATCGCCTTCTAGTTGATCCACCACAGTGGGTACGACATTTTGAAAGACCAGTGATAGAAAAAGAATGGGAAAGCAATCCACGACGTGTTCCGGGTGCTGGTTCGATATATTTACGAGGGCTCCAAAATCGGCCGTTTGAGCTCCGACGGCAACAATGGCGAGAAAGGTGGCGGCAACACCGACCACGAGCCCGTTGTTGACTTTTTCTACCACGTCGCGATTAGCGTTGAATAGAGCCACGGCACAGACGCTGACAAAGGCCGCGGGACCGACACCGTCGGGCACCGAATCCCAGGGCAAGACTTTGGCGAGATTGGCTCCCCCTTGCGCCACGTAGGCAACCATGACGGCGTAGTGCAGGAACATGTAAGCGGCACTACCCACGGCGCCCCAGGTACGACCGAGGCTATTGTTATAAAGATCCAACAAGCCGAGTCCAGGACGACCCGTTCCACCCATACGATTCAAAGTGAGTTCCGCAATCAACAAACCGGACATGGTCTACACAAGAGTGGCAGCAAAGGCAAGTTAAAACAGTGTGAGAGAATAGGGGTTGAGGGAGTATGCATGGATTCAGGAAACTGCTTATTATTCATGCAGGCGGATGCGGTAGTCCGCCGAGAGATGCTCGAATTCACGTACCATGTAGAACCAAGCTACGAGCATGGCGGCGGAGCTGGGTAGAAATCCGGCAGCGGCAGTGGCAGCGGGCACGGCCAAGACGCCGGCTCCGATGGTGGTCCCAGCTACCAGCGCTGCGGCGCCACCGACGGAACCCGCCATATGCGAAGCCCGCAATTGCCCGTCCCGTTCGTTGCGATTGTACTGCAGAGCACTGAACATGCGCGGGACGTCGCCGTTATCGTATTCCGCAAAGGTAATCCGTGATTCGTCAATCGTGCCGATCTTTTCGTTCAATTGAGACCAGAGTGTGTTGGTGTCGGCGACGACTACTGGGGAAGTATCGCTACTGGAGGCGAGTGCGTTGGGGGTGATATTCGGTAATGGTGTGTTGGTTGTGGTAGAAGATGTGGTTGCTGAAGAGGATACGTTCATTTTGGCGTTGGATTCCGGAGATTTGGTCACATCATCAACGGAGGAAACCCACCGTCGAGTGTGACGGTGTCGGTAGACGCTCAAAGAAGGTGCGCTGGTTCGAGTCCGGGAGGATGTGGGTTGGAAAGCAACGCTGCCGGAACTCACACACGCCAGGACAAGTAGTGTAAGGATCAATCCGTTCGGTCGAGACGAACGCAACCTTTGTCGCAGCTCCATCTTTCTATATATGTGCTTTGGTAAAGAAGTGACAACGAAACGAATACAAGGAAACAGTACAAGCAAGAGGAAGTCCAATCAGTCGCCAACGTATATCAAAAAGGCAATCAGTCACAGGTCAGTGGATAGATTGTCGAATTGTAGGAACCAAAAGTAGACGCAATGAGACGACGTCTGGTTGACTCGTGTGGGAGATATAATCTGGTTTGGTCTGACGGTAACTGCAAGTCAGCAATCAAGAACGTGGTGAATGTACGACGGTGTGAATGTTATGAATGAGACCGACACTACGGCGGCGTGTCTTCGCTGGTTTCTTCCTTCTTCGTTTCGTCCCAATTGCACCCCAAAACTCTGTTTCGTGCGGGAAAAACGTGGGGGTGTCGTGTGCTACTGCCGTCGTACTGGACGAATTCGCCAGCCGCGGATGGAATGGCGAAGGTTCGGCATATGTCACGATGAGGTCATCTTACGCGCGGTGTTTTACGGTCTGACTCAGAAATCGTATACCAGTCAGACATTCCAGGGTCGAATTCCCTAATTCCAACCGAGTGTGTCATCCGCGAATTGTAGTAGGTCCCTTTGGGCGGATTGAGACCCGCCAAATCCCGAGTCGAATCGAGCACGAATCTCCTTCCACTATGACCAGTATATATTCCCCCCTCGTTCCGAATAGCCCTCACCCCTCCATTTTGACACACTGAAAGGGCTGGAGGGTGGCAATCAAACCGATGCGGATACGGTAGCTACACATACTCCCATGTCAGTCAACAAAACTCCAAAAGATATTCCTCATGCATACATACGTATTGCATCATCTAGGTAGTTAATTGTATAGATGAGTAGGTGTATAGTCGACGAACCGTCTATGCTCGGCATCTAGAAGAGCAGTAAAAACCCATTACGGTTGTCCCCCAACTGCCCGGCCGGAGGAATCTTCCCGAGTACACAGGGGGTGTCCAACATCCCAACACGTCATGGTATCGCGGTCTCGCCCGGCGCTAACTCTTGGACCCCGCACCTCCGACAGAAGTCGTACCCGTATCTTGTTGAAAGAGATTCTTCACGTATCGTTCCAAACTAGTCGCACACTCCATATACGGGCTTCCGTCGTCATTGTATAATTTGCAGTTGTTCACCATGAGCATTAGATCGGCAAACGCCATTTGCTTGGACCGGTACAGATCGGCCCGGATCCGCTTTTCCATTGTCGACAAGTCAATCGGGGTCGTCACGACTTGCAAATAATCCGGAACTTCCGTCAGATCTACGGGCTCCCGGAAAGGCCACGCAAATTGCTGCTCTTCAATTTTCCGTAACATTGCCAACAGCGTAGTTTTGAGGGCACTCTTCTGACGATCCGCTTCCTTGCCTTGTCCACTGGCGGTGGTCAAATCGGCCAACGTCCAACCGGCCTGGGCAATCCCGGGAATGGCCAACGCGCGGGCGGCCGCTTGATTGGACCGTGATAAGCTAACGGCTGTGGCGTTCGCG from Phaeodactylum tricornutum CCAP 1055/1 chromosome 11, complete sequence carries:
- a CDS encoding predicted protein, yielding MRPWRRVLLLLPVWYHPHSLHAKLADRSRLVQRRQPPTAATERYVDQSGLPIEGTSYHSARRREAVASVRQRQQHESIPPMVPEPTYSDDVRDESDFLDPTQRHLSSQLSGCCYNYQSYSASSLCSLYGDNCESGETPSHDSGDGDCTHDGLSFIGISFSVNTASGNPYSYQLCDQFPMENIIDRDYEYVMSMDEDGWLVGGGYKTFDYSGKMPYIDSSHTELVRIGNMDPNSGGTSIEQVYSALSQISFAPFSIFPEYLKGGGGHHSGDDTNDGTGVPSGDVTLVVSVVETYEDDNSYSSYETFLNSLFNALDAVGGGPCMDDHDTDPHVSMSRGVKYWSSYHSSQYMYAANLEVAVWQAMYPNGVPIGSNGYASFPPGRGGKKQKVGYGNLYFFFDRANITKAFAPYRDLTSDELYYATLYSDTDTSSFYSSVTSISFDYAGSGDSSSSWEWNAYSWNQLMAKHDMTDGWELPPNCLQEGETFFGIPLSRTSGSKLQSTESFQEQFDFEYLADRNSTYVTSFGTNHGWLIGEELDNAVGSIVDKDTAHIPLFYTGSTNPDMGGMSLSDLIKVARNIDFGTLYIKPAFVFVDSDGHLKLQFEADTTSALAYLYDNLCKQLGISWNYHSPSNSVGKYSNCAMHAAGDRASYGCGPDGTNSGGFCPQMVLAYAPRFSSEDSAVAYLERCNNYVDYWRKLYPSGVAVGTSSFCPSGGCLGLFLNRLDLYEVFKPDLGGSWVEYNGGSMPPTYSPAPTWQGGCDDPHNYFLDRCVRRRYKPRPSAVAWDALGSVGQISIMLVVFMAVTLSVSMFLARARKKRRRGESYVNFFFRDLNRRGGRKKGKKRRAGGRDLKEAILPDGSSRWSKSTSRPSMRSKSRSKSRSKSSISRGRSSSRSFRPVSVQPEARRSIGGPRRNHEYADMATVGSYASRRSGVFDMTIQNPQPEDDQDHRQQLV
- a CDS encoding predicted protein, which translates into the protein MNVSSSATTSSTTTNTPLPNITPNALASSSDTSPVVVADTNTLWSQLNEKIGTIDESRITFAEYDNGDVPRMFSALQYNRNERDGQLRASHMAGSVGGAAALVAGTTIGAGVLAVPAATAAAGFLPSSAAMLVAWFYMTMSGLLIAELTLNRMGGTGRPGLGLLDLYNNSLGRTWGAVGSAAYMFLHYAVMVAYVAQGGANLAKVLPWDSVPDGVGPAAFVSVCAVALFNANRDVVEKVNNGLVVGVAATFLAIVAVGAQTADFGALVNISNQHPEHVVDCFPILFLSLVFQNVVPTVVDQLEGDRSKITKAIIAGTTAPLLLFLAWNAVVLGNVAGTGVDLSVVDPVALLQSGGGAGLLGPLVTGFSTLAVVTSLIGFTYGLRDGWADLLKLDTKSADFEAKSKLPLFALIFGPPLALACANPDIFYDALEYGGAFGVSTLFLILPPLMVWKERYGDDQTPLATKPMVPFGKLPLGSMWKAAGTLILEQGAEKLGVFAFLQEHVLSKFQS